Below is a window of Desulfobacterales bacterium DNA.
TGATCGGTGTGTACTGCACCTTTGCTCCGACCGAGCTGATCCGGGCCGCGGGGGCAATTCCTATCGGCCTCTGCGGCAAAGACCAGACCCCCATTTATGAGGCGGAAAAGGTGCTGCCGGCAAATCTCTGTCCCTTGATCAAGTCGAGCTATGGATATGCCGCCAGCGATACCTGCCCCTTTTTTTCGGCCTCCGACATCTTGATTGGCGAGACTACCTGTGACGGCAAGAAGAAGATGTTTGAATTGTTGCAACGGATCAAGCCCCTCTTTCTTATGCAACTGCCGAACTCCGCCGGCAAGGAGCAGTTAGAATTCCCCGGGACCGCCTGATTGAGGAAAACATATCCT
It encodes the following:
- a CDS encoding 2-hydroxyacyl-CoA dehydratase family protein, producing MRLESMAWFDRVSEQCLLDLEERKEMGKKVIGVYCTFAPTELIRAAGAIPIGLCGKDQTPIYEAEKVLPANLCPLIKSSYGYAASDTCPFFSASDILIGETTCDGKKKMFELLQRIKPLFLMQLPNSAGKEQLEFPGTA